The Malus sylvestris chromosome 12, drMalSylv7.2, whole genome shotgun sequence genome contains a region encoding:
- the LOC126592030 gene encoding dof zinc finger protein DOF2.4-like, translated as MVFSSIPAYLDPANWQQQPNHHHHLTESNTNSISNNNINNNSHFLPPPPPPLPSNTHDGCGVGGAGSIRPGSMADRARMANIPLPEQALKCPRCESTNTKFCYFNNYSLTQPRHFCKTCRRYWTRGGALRNVPVGGGCRRNKRSKGTSSSASKSPASSSDRPTGSAGSSGHANLGLNNSSTAGSADNNNMRMSPHIPPLRFMSPFSTDMALNFGMMNNNNSSNYGVGDLNGFHQMGSGLGASGGSLFTFQQQTPSFPFMAGLDPTPAGLMFESSGVEVPGYNQVRPRVPFAGMSISQMASVKMELESQQQQQQNQELNLSRQLLGMNNNSGNDQFWSNGGGRGSGGSSNTTAWTDHLGFNPTSTTSNNINNPL; from the exons ATGGTTTTCTCTTCCATTCCAGCTTATCTTGATCCGGCCAACTGGCAGCAG CAACCAAATCATCATCACCACTTAACAGAAAGCAACACCAATAGCATtagcaacaacaacatcaacaacaacTCTCACTTCCTTCCGCCTCCTCCTCCGCCGCTGCCTTCAAACACTCATGACGGCTGTGGGGTAGGTGGTGCGGGCTCGATCAGGCCAGGCTCTATGGCAGATCGAGCTCGCATGGCCAACATCCCCCTCCCTGAGCAAGCACTAAAATGTCCGCGGTGCGAATCCACCAACACTAAGTTCTGCTACTTCAACAACTACAGCCTCACACAGCCCCGCCACTTCTGCAAGACTTGTAGAAGGTACTGGACGAGAGGCGGGGCCCTGCGTAATGTTCCAGTTGGCGGCGGCTGCAGGAGAAACAAAAGGAGCAAAGGAACCAGTAGCAGCGCCTCCAAGTCCCCAGCCAGCAGCTCGGACAGGCCAACCGGTTCGGCCGGTTCGTCGGGCCACGCAAATTTAGGGTTAAACAACAGTAGCACGGCCGGCTCGGCGGATAATAATAACATGAGGATGAGCCCGCACATCCCACCGCTGCGTTTCATGTCGCCTTTCTCCACCGACATGGCCTTAAATTTCGGCATGATGAACAATAATAATAGCAGTAATTATGGAGTTGGAGACTTGAATGGTTTTCATCAGATGGGGAGTGGTCTAGGAGCTAGCGGTGGATCGCTCTTTACTTTCCAGCAGCAGACGCCGTCATTTCCGTTCATGGCCGGGTTGGATCCTACGCCGGCAGGGCTTATGTTCGAGAGCAGCGGAGTTGAGGTACCGGGGTATAATCAGGTGCGGCCGAGAGTACCGTTTGCTGGGATGAGTATCTCTCAAATGGCTTCGGTGAAGATGGAATTAGAAAGtcagcagcaacaacaacagaATCAGGAGTTGAACTTGTCGAGGCAGTTGTTGGGGATGAATAATAATTCAGGAAATGATCAGTTCTGGAGTAATGGCGGCGGCCGCGGCAGTGGTGGTTCTAGTAATACTACTGCATGGACTGATCATTTGGGGTTTAACCCTACTTccactactagcaataatattaACAATCCCCTATAA